From a region of the Malania oleifera isolate guangnan ecotype guangnan chromosome 12, ASM2987363v1, whole genome shotgun sequence genome:
- the LOC131143915 gene encoding secreted RxLR effector protein 161-like, whose product MKDCHPGDTPITKGERFSLSQCPKTVVENKEVQKIPYASVVRSLMYAQVCMRPNLAYIVGILGRYLSNPGLDHWKAAKRVMRYLQRTKDYMLTYRKSDQLEIIGYSDYDFVECQDSKRSNSSYIYLLAGGAISWKSVKQTLTAPSTMGSKFIACYKASN is encoded by the coding sequence ATGAAAGACTGTCACCCAGGAGATACACCCATAACTAAGGGAGAAAGGTTCAGTCTTAGTCAATGCCCCAAGACTGTGGTTGAAAACAAAGAAGTGCAGAAGATTCCTTATGCATCAGTTGTAAGGAGTCTTATGTATGCTCAGGTATGTATGCGTCCGAATTTGGCGTACATAGTTGGAATTTTAGGCAGATATTTGAGTAACCCAGGATTGGATCATTGGAAGGCAGCCAAGAGGGTTATGAGGTATCTTCAGAGAACAAAAGACTACATGCTCACCTACAGGAAATCAGATCAACTTGAGATCATTGGGTATTCTGATTATGATTTCGTTGAATGCCAAGACAGCAAGAGATCCAATTCAAGCTATATCTATCTACTAGCTGGAGGTGCTATTTCATGGAAGAGTGTTAAGCAGACTCTCACAGCTCCTTCGACCATGGGATCAAAATTTATAGCATGCTACAAGGCATCTAATTAA